From Rissa tridactyla isolate bRisTri1 chromosome 7, bRisTri1.patW.cur.20221130, whole genome shotgun sequence, a single genomic window includes:
- the NUFIP2 gene encoding FMR1-interacting protein NUFIP2 → MEEQPHHHHHHHYYYYGHHHHHHPQSAYLPPPDGRAQPKPPLRHDHKHGGPQHQEGPKRRAGYGELNGNAGEREVSLKGLCSDETATPGSRVPNGSQQLVDTNVTPKQTVKAGALGKAGIKTKNFIQKNSMDKKNEKSYENKLRESQASDKPEGVSIPNGVVNSSYITNGYVGKGADNDGSGSESGYTTPKKRKGRRNSAKGCENLNLVQDKIMQQEVSAPTLKQELESFKPDYSEQKGNRIENTKPVWKYEAGAGGAGRGKPGLGDVQRKNSDAKPGISSKKFDDRPKGKHASSATSKEDSWTLFKPPPVFPVDNSSAKIVPKISYASKVKENLNKAAQTPSTSSSSSSSSAGETQAQTSSRLSQVPMSAMKSVTSASFSNGPILAGTDGSVYSPGTQPLLSTAASTVPSASSESAPQDMSAASTALEQKKSSLFIYPSNMQTVLLGTAAQVDFPSQANQQNLGDIFQNQWGLSFINEPSAGPETVVGKSADNQLMEVTFQGEYPAALVSQCAEIIPSGTEQPVFPKAYELDKRTSPQILSAILKPGTAVEGGVLALESHHTGDLQKADTGSQGALVFLSKDYEIENPLASPTNNLLASAKEQRYQRGLERKDSWGSFDLRAAIIYHTKEMESVWNLQKQDPKRIITYDEAMDRPDQ, encoded by the exons ATGGAGGagcagccccaccaccaccatcaccaccattACTACTACTacggccaccaccaccaccaccacccgcaGAGCGCCTACCTGCCGCCGCCCGACGGCCGAGCCCAGCCCAAGCCGCCGCTCCGACACGACCACAAGCACGGCGGCCCGCAGCACCAGGAGGGACCGAAGCGGAGAGCAG GCTACGGAGAGCTAAATGGTAACGCAGGAGAAAGAGAAGTGTCGTTAAAGGGCCTGTGCTCTGATGAAACCGCCACCCCGGGATCCAGGGTCCCCAACGGCAGCCAGCAGCTTGTAGACACTAATGTGACCCCGAAGCAGACCGTGAAGGCCGGTGCTTTGGGGAAAGCTGGAATCAAAACCAAGAACTTCATTCAGAAAAATAGCATGGACAAAAAGAATGAGAAGTCCTACGAAAATAAACTTAGAGAAAGCCAGGCCTCAGACAAGCCGGAGGGAGTGTCTATTCCAAACGGTGTGGTTAATTCTAGTTATATCACGAATGGCTACGTAGGCAAAGGGGCCGACAACGATGGTAGCGGCTCCGAGAGTGGATATACTACGCCTAAAAAACGGAAAGGCAGGCGCAACAGTGCCAAGGGTTGTGAGAATCTGAATCTAGTACAGGACAAAATAATGCAACAGGAGGTCAGCGCACCAACCCTGAAACAGGAACTTGAGAGTTTCAAGCCTGATTATAGTGAGCAAAAGGGGAACCGAATTGAAAATACTAAGCCTGTTTGGAAATACgaggctggggctggtggagcAGGCCGGGGAAAGCCTGGGCTTGGGGATGTACAGCGAAAAAACTCTGATGCCAAACCTGGGATTAGCAGCAAGAAGTTTGATGACCGGCCCAAAGGGAAACATGCGTCGTCGGCTACGTCTAAAGAGGACTCATGGACCTTATTTAAACCACCCCCGGTTTTTCCAGTGGACAATAGCAGTGCTAAAATTGTTCCCAAAATAAGTTATGCAAGTAAAGTTAAAGAAAACCTCAACAAAGCAGCTCAAACCCCATCCACGTCGTCTTCGTCGTCTTCGTCATCTGCCGGGGAAACTCAGGCCCAAACATCAAGTCGACTGTCCCAAGTCCCCATGTCTGCTATGAAATCTGTTACTTCTGCTAGCTTCTCGAACGGCCCCATCCTCGCAGGGACTGATGGAAGTGTCTATTCTCCAGGGACCCAGCCACTGCTCTCGACTGCTGCTAGTACTGTACCGTCAGCCTCCTCCGAGTCAGCGCCCCAGGACATGAGTGCAGCTTCAACAGCTCTCGAACAAAAGAAATCTAGCCTTTTTATCTACCCTTCAAATATGCAAACTGTGCTCCTGGGTACGGCGGCGCAAGTCGATTTCCCCTCGCAGGCGAATCAGCAGAACCTGGGAGATATCTTCCAGAATCAGTGGGGCTTGTCATTCATAAACGAGCCCAGCGCTGGACCCGAAACTGTTGTGGGGAAATCCGCGGATAATCAGTTAATGGAAGTGACATTTCAAGGGGAATATCCTGCCGCTTTGGTTTCACAGTGTGCTGAAATCATTCCCTCAGGAACTGAACAACCTGTGTTTCCTAAGGCTTACGAGCTGGATAAACGGACTAGCCCTCAAATTCTTAGTGCTATTCTTAAGCCTGGGACTGCTGTTGAGGGTGGTGTCTTAGCTTTGGAGTCGCATCACACAGGTGACCTACAAAAGGCAGACACCGGTAGCCAAGGTGCTTTAGTGTTTCTTTCAAAAGACTATGAAATAGAGAATCCTCTGGCCTCTCCTACGAACAATTTGCTAGCCTCCGCCAAAGAACAGAGGTACCAGAGAGGCCTAGAAAGGAAAGATAGCTGGGGTTCTTTTGACCTGAGGGCTGCTATTATATATCACACTAAAG AAATGGAATCGGTTTGGAATTTGCAGAAGCAAG ATCCCAAAAGGATAATCACTTACGATGAAGCCATGGATCGCCCGGATCAATGA